One Microlunatus soli genomic window carries:
- a CDS encoding ArsA family ATPase: MIDNAALDLSAVIADRNTKIIICCGSGGVGKTTTSAALALRAAEAGRRTVVLTIDPARRLAQSLGVGRLDNTPRPVAGIDTGAGGSLDAMMLDMKRTFDDVVAMHATPEKADAIFANPFYQALSTSFSGTQEYMAMEKLGQLSAQAESDGRWDLIIVDTPPSRSALDFLDAPEHISSLLDGKFLRLLLTPAKGPFRLMSVGFNFAYTAMEKVLGAQIITDVKTFAAAFETLFGGFRARSTETLRLLSSDRTTFVVVATPEPDALREASFFVDRLTESRLPLSGLVVNRTHSSELEISADRALALAEDLAADQGSDSHAAEVAALRRHADRMRMIDREHRLLNRFTSSRPDVAMTRVPALPSDVTDLATLRRLGESF; the protein is encoded by the coding sequence ATGATCGACAACGCGGCGCTCGACCTGTCCGCAGTGATCGCCGACCGGAACACCAAGATCATCATCTGTTGCGGTTCCGGCGGGGTCGGCAAGACCACCACCTCGGCGGCACTGGCGCTGCGGGCGGCCGAGGCAGGCCGCAGGACCGTGGTGCTGACGATCGACCCGGCCCGCCGGCTGGCACAGTCGCTCGGCGTCGGACGGTTGGACAACACGCCACGTCCGGTGGCCGGCATCGACACCGGCGCCGGCGGCTCGTTGGACGCGATGATGCTGGACATGAAGCGCACCTTCGACGACGTCGTCGCGATGCATGCGACGCCGGAGAAGGCCGACGCGATCTTCGCCAACCCCTTCTACCAGGCGCTGTCCACCTCGTTCTCCGGCACCCAGGAATACATGGCGATGGAGAAGCTCGGCCAGCTGTCGGCCCAGGCCGAGAGCGACGGCCGCTGGGATCTGATCATCGTCGACACCCCACCGTCCCGCTCCGCGCTGGACTTCCTGGACGCCCCCGAACACATCAGCAGCCTGCTGGACGGCAAGTTCCTGCGGCTGCTGCTGACGCCGGCCAAGGGCCCGTTCCGGTTGATGAGTGTCGGCTTCAACTTCGCCTACACCGCGATGGAGAAGGTGCTCGGCGCGCAGATCATCACCGACGTGAAGACCTTCGCGGCGGCGTTCGAGACGTTGTTCGGTGGTTTTCGGGCGCGCTCGACCGAGACGCTACGGCTGCTCAGCTCGGACCGGACGACCTTCGTCGTCGTCGCCACCCCCGAGCCGGACGCGCTGCGCGAGGCGAGCTTCTTCGTCGACCGGCTGACCGAGTCGCGACTGCCGCTGTCCGGTCTGGTGGTCAATCGGACGCACTCCAGCGAACTGGAGATCTCCGCCGACCGCGCGCTGGCACTCGCCGAGGATCTGGCCGCCGATCAGGGCAGCGATTCCCACGCCGCCGAGGTGGCCGCGTTGCGCCGTCATGCCGACCGGATGCGGATGATCGATCGTGAACACCGGCTGCTGAACCGATTCACGTCATCGCGCCCCGACGTCGCGATGACCAGGGTCCCGGCGCTGCCGTCCGATGTCACCGATCTCGCAACACTGCGACGGCTCGGCGAATCGTTCTGA
- a CDS encoding MBL fold metallo-hydrolase, translated as MNDELIAPGVQRVLAPNPGPMTLDGTNTWVLGDVAHQAPVVVDPGPLDEDHLRRVLEASGLRISAIWITHRHHDHTDGARRLAELASCPVMAVDPEVATGRDQVLSDGHRTVVGDLEIVAIATPGHTSDSASFLVRSPAGPALLLTGDMVLGRGTTVITYPDGDLGAYLESLELMIKLVDDHQVVEILPGHGDRVRDPGSVLRYYRKHRQQRLDQVRRALADGARSAAEVVRIVYADVDPAVWPAAEQSVRAQLDYLNS; from the coding sequence GTGAACGATGAGCTGATCGCGCCCGGCGTGCAACGGGTGCTGGCGCCCAACCCGGGCCCGATGACGCTGGACGGCACCAACACCTGGGTGCTCGGCGACGTCGCACACCAGGCCCCGGTGGTGGTCGATCCCGGCCCATTGGACGAAGATCATCTACGGCGGGTGCTGGAGGCCTCCGGTCTGCGTATCTCGGCGATCTGGATCACGCACCGACATCATGATCACACCGACGGTGCACGACGACTGGCCGAGCTCGCGAGCTGTCCGGTGATGGCGGTCGACCCGGAGGTCGCCACCGGTCGGGACCAGGTCCTGAGCGACGGACATCGCACCGTCGTCGGCGATCTCGAGATCGTCGCCATCGCGACGCCGGGACACACCTCGGATTCGGCGTCGTTCCTGGTCCGCTCACCCGCCGGTCCGGCGCTGTTGCTGACCGGCGACATGGTGCTCGGTCGAGGGACGACCGTGATCACCTACCCGGATGGTGATCTCGGCGCCTACCTGGAATCGCTGGAGTTGATGATCAAGCTGGTGGATGATCATCAGGTGGTCGAGATCCTGCCGGGACACGGCGATCGGGTCCGCGATCCCGGCAGCGTACTGCGTTACTACCGGAAGCATCGGCAGCAGCGGCTGGACCAGGTCCGGCGTGCGCTGGCCGACGGTGCCCGATCGGCCGCCGAGGTGGTCCGGATCGTCTACGCCGATGTCGATCCGGCGGTGTGGCCGGCAGCGGAGCAGTCGGTCCGAGCACAGTTGGACTATCTGAACAGCTGA
- a CDS encoding GatB/YqeY domain-containing protein, with product MSDTDLLTRLRGDLTTALKARDQLRANTIRSVLTAVSRAETSGSEATELTDDQVRDVVITEAKKRRESAEAFRGADRAELADKEDAEGAVLAEYLPAALSTEEISSIVAEAIDKTGAAELGMRGMGKVMGVVTAQTKGRADGKAVADEVKRQLSS from the coding sequence ATGTCTGACACCGATCTGCTGACCCGGCTGCGGGGCGATCTGACGACCGCCCTGAAGGCCAGGGACCAGCTGCGAGCCAACACCATCCGGAGCGTGCTGACGGCGGTAAGCCGGGCGGAGACCTCGGGTTCCGAGGCGACCGAACTCACCGACGATCAGGTCCGTGACGTGGTGATCACCGAGGCGAAGAAGCGGCGCGAATCCGCCGAGGCCTTCCGCGGAGCAGATCGCGCGGAGCTGGCAGACAAGGAGGACGCGGAGGGTGCGGTGCTGGCCGAGTATCTCCCGGCGGCGTTGTCCACAGAGGAGATCAGCAGCATCGTCGCCGAGGCGATCGACAAGACCGGTGCTGCCGAGCTCGGCATGCGGGGAATGGGCAAGGTGATGGGCGTGGTCACCGCACAGACCAAGGGCCGCGCGGACGGCAAGGCCGTGGCCGACGAGGTCAAACGCCAACTGAGTTCCTGA
- a CDS encoding WhiB family transcriptional regulator has product MTALYQEDWTLNAKCRGLEDALFPEASEQKRARGVCAGCPVRSECLAEALDNRIEWGVWGGMTERERRQLLRRHTDVRSWRTLLVDQRGGQESGMKRESGIKR; this is encoded by the coding sequence ATGACCGCGTTGTATCAAGAGGACTGGACCCTGAACGCGAAGTGTCGGGGTCTGGAGGACGCTCTCTTTCCGGAAGCCTCGGAACAGAAGCGTGCTCGGGGGGTCTGCGCCGGCTGTCCGGTCCGTTCCGAGTGCCTCGCCGAGGCGCTCGACAACAGGATCGAATGGGGAGTCTGGGGCGGAATGACCGAACGGGAACGGCGGCAGCTGCTGCGGCGGCACACCGACGTCCGCAGTTGGCGCACGTTGTTGGTCGATCAGAGGGGCGGCCAGGAATCAGGGATGAAGCGAGAATCAGGGATCAAGCGCTGA
- the npdG gene encoding NADPH-dependent F420 reductase: protein MTDDAPAAGTQLPGSIGILGGTGPQGRGLARRFAAAGYQVVIGSRDAERAAAVAADYAAVGSVTGAANADAAGADLVVVAVPYDGHAALLTELAPKLTGKIVVDCVNRMGFDKQGPYAIAVPAGSSAQEAAEILPDSTVIAAFHHVSSTLLDDPEVEQIELDVLVLGEDRAAVEVVNRLATAIPGARGIYGGRLRNAAQVEALTANLIAINRRYKAHAGLRITDV from the coding sequence ATGACGGATGACGCCCCCGCGGCAGGCACGCAACTTCCCGGCTCGATCGGCATCCTCGGCGGTACCGGTCCGCAGGGGCGCGGACTGGCTCGACGCTTCGCAGCGGCCGGCTACCAGGTGGTCATCGGATCCCGCGACGCCGAGCGGGCCGCGGCAGTCGCCGCGGACTACGCGGCGGTCGGATCGGTCACCGGAGCCGCCAACGCCGACGCGGCCGGCGCCGACCTGGTGGTGGTCGCCGTCCCCTACGACGGACACGCCGCACTGCTCACCGAGCTGGCGCCCAAACTGACCGGCAAGATCGTCGTCGACTGTGTCAACCGGATGGGCTTTGACAAACAGGGCCCGTACGCGATCGCAGTGCCGGCCGGATCGAGCGCCCAGGAGGCGGCGGAGATCCTCCCCGACTCGACCGTCATCGCCGCATTCCACCACGTCAGCTCGACGCTGCTGGACGATCCGGAGGTCGAGCAGATCGAGCTCGATGTCCTGGTCCTCGGCGAGGATCGCGCGGCCGTCGAGGTCGTCAACCGGCTGGCAACTGCGATCCCCGGTGCGCGCGGGATCTACGGCGGCCGGCTCCGCAACGCTGCCCAGGTCGAGGCGCTGACCGCCAATCTGATTGCGATCAACCGTCGCTACAAGGCCCACGCCGGGCTGCGGATCACCGACGTCTGA
- a CDS encoding alpha/beta hydrolase — MALDLTCYPVDSEERPTVLVLPGGGYAHLAAHEGEPVALWLNTLGLHAAVLRYTVGEAVHPAALHDGREALHLLRTGRTELAVEHDHLGVLGFSAGGHLAGMLATDTDDVMGTDPRSFAGRPDAAILCYPVTDLRESLAGRIPNLHIGTTRNLLHEPSAELLADLSPSTRVTEDVPPLYIWTTSDDEGVPALHSLELMTALAVAGVPFEGHVFRHGRHGLGLADEEEPAVAQWKDLCATWLDELGWL; from the coding sequence ATGGCCCTGGATCTGACCTGCTACCCCGTCGACTCCGAGGAACGGCCGACGGTGCTCGTGCTGCCCGGCGGCGGGTATGCGCATCTGGCTGCCCATGAGGGCGAACCGGTCGCGCTGTGGTTGAACACTCTGGGTCTGCACGCCGCCGTGTTGCGGTACACCGTCGGCGAGGCGGTGCATCCGGCGGCGCTGCACGACGGCCGCGAGGCGCTCCACCTGCTGCGGACCGGGCGCACCGAGTTGGCGGTCGAGCACGACCATCTCGGCGTGCTCGGCTTTTCTGCCGGTGGGCATCTGGCCGGCATGCTGGCCACCGACACCGACGATGTGATGGGTACCGATCCGCGCAGCTTCGCCGGTCGACCCGACGCGGCCATCCTCTGCTACCCGGTGACCGATCTGCGCGAATCGCTGGCGGGTCGGATCCCCAACCTGCACATCGGCACGACCCGCAACCTGCTGCACGAACCGAGCGCCGAACTGCTCGCCGACCTCTCCCCCAGCACCCGGGTCACCGAGGACGTGCCGCCGCTCTACATCTGGACCACCAGCGACGACGAGGGCGTCCCCGCCCTGCATTCGCTGGAGCTGATGACTGCGCTCGCAGTCGCCGGAGTCCCTTTCGAGGGCCACGTCTTCCGGCACGGTCGACACGGCCTCGGCCTTGCCGACGAGGAGGAACCGGCAGTCGCGCAGTGGAAGGACCTCTGCGCGACCTGGCTCGACGAGCTGGGCTGGCTGTAG
- a CDS encoding DUF4177 domain-containing protein, giving the protein MTKWEYVTVPVLVHATKQILDNWGADGWELVQIVPGMNAENLVAYLKRPISDGQGTGGQA; this is encoded by the coding sequence ATGACGAAATGGGAGTACGTGACCGTGCCGGTGCTGGTGCATGCCACCAAGCAGATTCTGGACAACTGGGGCGCTGACGGGTGGGAACTCGTGCAGATCGTTCCGGGGATGAATGCAGAGAATCTCGTCGCCTATCTGAAGCGTCCGATCAGCGACGGTCAGGGGACCGGCGGTCAGGCATGA
- a CDS encoding NUDIX hydrolase — MASSSRDVLGRLSDAVPPAVVDRLADERSEVAPAGLAATVVLLRDHDDGLQTYALHRHNRMPFAPGMVVFPGGRLDPADGVPVDDHDLDDLAVRHCAVRETEEETGVRLRPEDLQPWARWITPEIEPRRYDTAFYLAAMPAGQTARDISGETSAAGWQTVRGLLAAADDGEITLMPPTRATLLELADHDRLASALAVGSDRLIEIVMPRPVHRPDGGWVWSWEGRGNRER; from the coding sequence ATGGCCTCCTCGTCGAGGGATGTCCTCGGCCGGCTGTCGGATGCGGTGCCACCGGCGGTGGTCGACCGCCTGGCCGATGAACGGTCCGAGGTGGCGCCCGCCGGGCTCGCAGCAACGGTGGTGTTGCTTCGTGATCATGACGACGGGTTGCAGACCTATGCACTGCACCGACACAACAGGATGCCGTTCGCACCCGGCATGGTGGTGTTCCCCGGCGGCCGGCTCGATCCGGCCGACGGAGTGCCGGTTGATGATCATGATCTGGACGACCTTGCGGTGCGACACTGTGCGGTTCGGGAGACCGAGGAGGAGACCGGCGTCCGGCTGCGCCCCGAGGACCTGCAGCCGTGGGCCCGGTGGATCACCCCGGAGATCGAGCCGCGGCGTTACGACACCGCGTTCTATCTGGCGGCCATGCCAGCCGGTCAGACCGCCCGGGACATCTCCGGCGAGACCTCGGCGGCAGGCTGGCAGACCGTACGCGGTCTGTTGGCGGCCGCCGACGATGGCGAGATCACCCTGATGCCGCCGACCCGTGCGACGCTGCTCGAGTTGGCCGACCATGATCGGCTGGCATCGGCGTTGGCGGTCGGCAGCGACCGATTGATCGAGATCGTGATGCCGCGCCCGGTCCACAGACCGGACGGCGGATGGGTGTGGTCCTGGGAGGGCAGAGGAAACCGTGAACGATGA
- a CDS encoding metallophosphoesterase codes for MPDRPARRVLGRIAAGVGTVAGIGVGCVAYASLYEVRAFTLRRVEIPVLPAGAAPIRVLHISDLHLTPYQQAKQRWLARLAGLEPDLVINTGDNLGHPDAVPYVTTALGRLLETPGVFVWGSNDYFGPKPKNPLRYLKKRQHTPRPAGTQLPWDRLQKVFAESGWVELTEARTRLNIGGTEIEFRGTNDAHLELDRYDRIAGPADPGAAVSIGVTHAPYRRLLDAMTADGMDLIVAGHTHGGQVCVPGYGALVSNCDLDPFKAKGLSTHEAGRRRAYLHVSAGVGTSPYAPIRFACRPEATLMTLVARRP; via the coding sequence ATGCCAGATCGACCCGCCCGCCGTGTCCTCGGACGGATCGCCGCCGGAGTCGGTACGGTCGCCGGCATCGGCGTCGGATGTGTCGCCTACGCGAGCCTGTACGAGGTGCGGGCGTTCACTCTCCGCCGGGTCGAGATCCCGGTGCTGCCGGCCGGTGCCGCCCCGATCCGGGTGCTGCACATCTCCGATCTGCACCTGACGCCGTACCAGCAGGCCAAACAACGCTGGCTGGCCCGGCTGGCCGGTCTCGAACCCGACCTGGTGATCAACACCGGCGACAATCTCGGCCATCCGGATGCGGTGCCCTATGTGACCACCGCCCTGGGACGGCTGCTGGAGACGCCCGGCGTCTTCGTCTGGGGCTCCAACGATTACTTCGGCCCCAAGCCGAAGAATCCACTGCGCTACCTGAAGAAGCGCCAGCACACACCACGACCGGCCGGCACCCAACTGCCCTGGGACCGGCTGCAGAAGGTGTTCGCCGAGTCCGGCTGGGTCGAGCTGACCGAGGCCCGGACCCGGCTGAACATCGGCGGCACCGAGATCGAGTTCCGCGGCACCAACGACGCCCACCTGGAGTTGGACCGCTACGACAGGATCGCCGGCCCTGCCGATCCGGGCGCTGCGGTGTCGATCGGCGTCACCCACGCTCCCTACCGGCGGCTGCTGGATGCGATGACCGCCGACGGGATGGACCTGATCGTCGCCGGCCACACCCACGGTGGTCAGGTCTGCGTCCCGGGCTACGGCGCGCTGGTCTCCAACTGCGATCTCGACCCCTTCAAGGCCAAGGGGCTGTCCACCCACGAGGCGGGCCGCCGACGCGCCTACCTGCACGTCTCTGCCGGGGTCGGGACCTCGCCGTACGCACCGATCCGGTTCGCCTGCCGGCCCGAGGCCACCCTGATGACCCTCGTCGCTCGACGGCCCTGA
- a CDS encoding ArsA family ATPase gives MESPARPGWLKPPPPNGPKHTLHIVSGKGGTGKTTIAASLACALATEGRRVLVCEVEGREGISQLFDADPLRGAGERRLVRTPTGGTVHGLSIDPENALMEYLETFYHLGLAGKALDRFGVVDFATSIAPGLQDVLLTGKVYEVARRLIKGLPQPYDAVVLDAPPTGRIAKFLNVPEAVADLAKMGPIRSQADSITALLRSEHTVVHLVTLLEDMPITETCEAVTDLGPTKIELGAVIANMATPNTLDHDQLVRAVQGELPIMVPGLSEVDNKALAAEFAVDAQRMLDEDQRRSRLDELRLPIVEIDQDPLGIDTAALFGIAARLRDQLSGEVRA, from the coding sequence ATGGAGAGTCCGGCACGACCGGGTTGGTTGAAACCGCCGCCGCCGAACGGCCCGAAGCACACCCTGCACATCGTCAGCGGCAAGGGCGGGACGGGCAAGACGACGATCGCCGCGTCCCTGGCCTGTGCGCTGGCGACCGAGGGCCGTCGGGTGCTGGTCTGCGAGGTCGAGGGCCGGGAAGGTATCTCGCAGCTCTTCGACGCCGATCCACTGCGCGGAGCCGGCGAACGCCGGTTGGTCCGTACCCCGACGGGCGGCACCGTTCACGGACTGTCGATCGACCCCGAGAACGCGCTGATGGAATACCTGGAGACCTTCTACCACCTGGGGCTGGCCGGCAAGGCGCTGGACCGATTCGGTGTGGTGGACTTCGCCACCTCGATCGCGCCCGGTCTGCAGGACGTGTTGCTCACCGGCAAGGTGTACGAGGTCGCTCGGCGGTTGATCAAGGGCCTGCCCCAGCCGTACGACGCGGTGGTGCTGGACGCGCCGCCGACCGGCCGGATCGCAAAGTTCCTCAACGTCCCGGAAGCGGTCGCCGATCTGGCCAAGATGGGCCCGATCCGCAGCCAGGCCGACTCGATCACCGCCCTGCTGCGTTCGGAGCACACGGTGGTGCACCTGGTCACTCTGCTGGAGGACATGCCGATCACCGAGACCTGTGAGGCGGTCACCGATCTCGGGCCGACCAAGATCGAACTCGGCGCCGTGATCGCCAACATGGCTACCCCGAACACGCTGGACCATGATCAACTCGTCCGAGCCGTCCAGGGCGAGCTGCCGATCATGGTCCCCGGACTGTCGGAGGTGGACAACAAAGCTTTGGCAGCAGAGTTCGCGGTCGACGCGCAGCGGATGCTCGACGAGGATCAACGCCGCTCGCGGCTGGACGAACTGAGGCTGCCGATCGTGGAGATCGATCAGGACCCGCTCGGCATCGATACCGCCGCCCTGTTCGGCATCGCGGCCCGACTCCGTGATCAACTCTCCGGGGAGGTTCGAGCATGA
- a CDS encoding transglycosylase domain-containing protein yields MFLVVSMVAGLLVAGLAVPVAAMAGVGGRAAQKTVEDLPQALETPPQPVKSKVTMANGKVLAYFYDQDRTYVKLKDIAPVMRKAQLAIEDHRFYEHGALDVQGTLRALLSNTASGDVTGGGSSITQQYVKMVRIQQAELAGNEKGIQDAQTASGAAGYARKIQELKYAIGLEKKLSKDQILERYLNIAYYGDGAYGVEAAARHYFSKSADELDLPEAAMLAGLVQSPDNDPVRHEEQAINRRNFVLSRMSEVGSITSKQLAEAKKATFDESEVKRTPNGCLSAQYPFLCDYVYKSLLKLPSLGKTPQARENAIKRGGLDIETAIDPKTQDAAQKAVTKYVDPKEPIISTMSMIQPGTGLIVGMAQNRYKMGDNAKKGETYYDYPATSDLGGSSGGFQSGSTFKAITIAAALEEGVSPSKTYNAQPRMQFGNGKVWKGCDGAFPLGGSYNAKNSTGVNGVMDMRRAAKGSVNTYFLQLERTIGICKVAKMADRLGVKMANGQDLVKTYGAIPSLTLGVVDLAPLSLAEAYATFAARGIHCDPIIIDKITNADGKKIDPPSGNCKRVISKDVADGVNSILQGVMEGNGTGVPARIPDGRPQAGKTGTTNDNQAVWFAGYTPDLAGVASIAEDVTMKPFLKDKKHDRRPGGLEGYYMKHSDRTLQGSGGGDAGSGIWSPAMTKALKGVEPSKFGNYKNSDTAGSKNVAVPDVSGMGLTKGQEKLEEAGFSVVNTTRYSDYAQGSFIGFSQYGGELPKFSTIYAVFSAGPAPKPKVTKKQKSGGSDSSDNDTSKKKKKKSDDGDGGKKKKSDDGGKKKKKKNN; encoded by the coding sequence ATGTTCCTCGTTGTGAGCATGGTTGCCGGACTGTTGGTCGCCGGTCTCGCGGTGCCCGTCGCAGCGATGGCCGGAGTCGGTGGACGCGCCGCGCAGAAGACCGTGGAAGACCTGCCGCAGGCATTGGAGACCCCACCGCAGCCGGTCAAGTCCAAGGTCACGATGGCCAACGGCAAGGTGCTGGCCTACTTCTACGACCAGGACCGCACCTACGTGAAGCTGAAGGACATCGCGCCGGTGATGCGCAAGGCGCAGCTGGCCATCGAGGACCACCGCTTCTACGAGCACGGGGCACTCGACGTGCAGGGCACACTGCGGGCGCTGCTGTCCAACACCGCTTCGGGTGACGTGACCGGCGGTGGTTCGTCGATCACCCAGCAGTACGTGAAGATGGTCCGGATCCAGCAGGCCGAGCTGGCAGGCAACGAGAAGGGCATCCAGGACGCCCAGACCGCCTCCGGCGCCGCCGGTTACGCCCGGAAGATCCAGGAGCTGAAGTACGCGATCGGGCTGGAGAAGAAGCTCTCCAAGGATCAGATCCTGGAGCGCTACCTGAACATCGCCTACTACGGCGACGGCGCCTACGGTGTCGAGGCGGCAGCCCGGCATTACTTCAGCAAGTCGGCCGACGAGCTCGATCTGCCGGAGGCAGCGATGCTGGCCGGTCTGGTGCAGAGCCCGGACAACGATCCGGTCCGCCACGAGGAGCAGGCGATCAACCGCCGCAACTTCGTGCTCAGCCGGATGAGCGAGGTCGGTTCGATCACCAGCAAGCAGCTCGCCGAGGCCAAGAAGGCCACCTTCGACGAGAGCGAGGTCAAGCGGACCCCGAACGGCTGCCTGTCGGCCCAGTACCCGTTCCTCTGCGACTACGTCTACAAGAGCCTGCTGAAACTGCCGTCGCTGGGTAAGACGCCGCAGGCCCGGGAAAATGCCATCAAGCGCGGCGGTCTGGACATCGAGACCGCCATCGATCCCAAGACCCAGGATGCGGCGCAGAAGGCGGTCACCAAGTACGTCGACCCCAAGGAACCGATCATCTCCACCATGTCGATGATCCAACCGGGCACCGGTCTGATCGTCGGGATGGCGCAGAATCGCTACAAGATGGGCGACAACGCCAAGAAAGGCGAGACCTACTACGACTATCCGGCCACCTCGGATCTCGGCGGTAGCTCCGGTGGCTTCCAGTCGGGCTCGACCTTCAAGGCGATCACCATTGCGGCCGCTCTGGAGGAAGGTGTTTCGCCTTCCAAGACCTACAACGCCCAACCCCGCATGCAATTCGGCAACGGAAAGGTCTGGAAGGGCTGCGACGGCGCATTCCCGCTCGGCGGTTCGTACAACGCGAAGAACTCCACCGGTGTCAACGGCGTGATGGATATGCGCCGGGCAGCCAAGGGTTCGGTGAACACCTACTTCCTGCAACTGGAACGCACGATCGGCATCTGCAAGGTCGCCAAGATGGCCGACCGGCTCGGCGTGAAGATGGCCAACGGACAGGATCTGGTCAAGACCTACGGCGCCATTCCGTCACTGACCCTCGGTGTCGTCGACCTGGCCCCGCTCAGCCTGGCCGAGGCCTACGCCACCTTCGCCGCCCGTGGCATCCACTGCGATCCGATCATCATCGACAAGATCACCAATGCCGACGGCAAGAAGATCGACCCGCCGAGCGGCAACTGCAAGCGGGTCATCTCCAAGGACGTCGCCGATGGCGTCAACTCGATCCTGCAGGGCGTGATGGAGGGCAACGGCACCGGCGTCCCGGCGCGGATCCCGGACGGTCGTCCGCAGGCAGGCAAGACCGGTACCACCAACGACAACCAGGCGGTCTGGTTTGCGGGTTACACCCCGGACCTGGCCGGTGTGGCGTCCATTGCCGAGGACGTCACGATGAAGCCGTTCCTCAAGGACAAGAAGCACGACCGCCGACCCGGTGGCCTCGAGGGTTACTACATGAAGCACAGCGACCGGACACTTCAGGGCTCCGGTGGCGGCGACGCCGGGTCCGGCATCTGGTCACCGGCGATGACCAAGGCCCTGAAGGGGGTCGAACCGAGCAAGTTCGGAAACTACAAGAACAGCGACACCGCCGGGTCGAAGAATGTCGCGGTGCCCGATGTCAGCGGCATGGGGTTGACGAAGGGCCAGGAGAAGTTGGAGGAAGCGGGCTTCAGCGTCGTCAACACCACCCGCTACAGCGACTACGCCCAAGGCAGCTTCATCGGCTTCTCCCAGTACGGCGGCGAGTTGCCCAAGTTCAGCACGATCTACGCCGTCTTCTCCGCCGGTCCGGCGCCGAAGCCGAAGGTGACGAAGAAGCAGAAGTCCGGCGGTTCCGACTCCTCGGACAACGACACGAGCAAGAAGAAAAAGAAGAAGTCCGACGACGGTGACGGCGGCAAGAAAAAGAAGTCCGACGACGGCGGCAAGAAGAAAAAGAAGAAGAACAACTGA
- a CDS encoding RidA family protein — protein sequence MTASAALTELGLELPQTAAPIGSYQPAVRLGDLIYTSGQLPLVQGDLSTAGKVGADVTIEAATDAARIAGLNAIAAVAQVAGGVDKIERIVKVVVYVASATDFTAQPKVANGASDLFAAVFGDGGVHARSAVGVSVLPLDAPVEVEIIAQVTS from the coding sequence ATGACCGCATCGGCCGCGCTGACCGAACTGGGCCTGGAGTTGCCCCAGACGGCCGCGCCGATCGGTTCCTACCAACCGGCGGTCCGGCTCGGAGATCTGATCTACACCTCCGGTCAGTTGCCGTTGGTCCAGGGCGATCTCAGCACAGCCGGCAAGGTCGGTGCCGACGTCACGATCGAGGCTGCCACGGATGCCGCGCGGATCGCCGGGCTGAATGCGATCGCTGCGGTGGCCCAGGTCGCCGGCGGAGTCGACAAGATCGAACGGATCGTCAAGGTCGTCGTCTACGTCGCCAGTGCGACGGACTTCACCGCGCAACCGAAGGTCGCCAACGGAGCCAGCGATCTGTTCGCCGCGGTGTTCGGTGACGGCGGCGTTCACGCTCGCAGCGCGGTCGGCGTCTCGGTGCTGCCGCTCGATGCGCCGGTCGAGGTCGAGATCATCGCGCAGGTCACTTCTTGA